The genomic region GGAGTTAGTGGAGCTGATAgacagggctttaaactagagttgaagggggaaagggataaaataAGGCCCGCCGGTGATAAGCTAAGTGATGGAGTGCAAAACCTTGTCAGATGTCAAGTGGAAATATCACAAGGCTGACACAAGCAGGTCCAGGAGGTTCCTAAAGCACCGcgatgataacttcttggtgcaaGTGTTAAGGGAgacaactaggaaaggtgccctcctagatctgttgctggagtaTACAGAGAGTTTTGTGGGGGCTGTGGAAATTGGTGGCTGtcttggtcatagtgaccatgaagtggttgagcTTAAAATTTTTgtgacaggaggaaaactgctaccaaaacttcagccctggatatggggagagcagacttcaggctgctcagaggaCTAGttagcaaggtcccctgggaaactgcttttgaaggtgtcagcatccatcagtgctggtcagtctttaaaCACTGCATCCTAAAAACACAGGTAGTCAAGAAGGTGGGGAAGAAGGCCAGcttggctgaccagggatcttaTTCTGGAGCAGAGGgatgaaaagaaagtgtatggctgTTGGAAGCAAGGTCAGGCAAAGTGGAAGGactacagggatgctgttcgcGTTTGTAGGGAGAAGATTCCTGTGGCCAAAGCCCActtagagttgaagctggccacATCTGTGGGTgacaataaaaagttttcttttaaatatatgaatagaaaaaggaggagcagagaaaatATAGATCCtctacttgatggggaaggtcacctcacagacaaggacataggaaaagcaaagatgtttaatgccttctttgcctccatCTTCAATGCCGAGGATGGGCTTCAGgaccctgggtgccctgagctggagaaCCGTGACAGTGGGAATGATAAACGCCCAACTGACCCTCAAAGTGTGTGTGATTTGCTGCTACACCTGGATCCATTCAAGTCCatgggtgtcctggtttcagttaggacagagttaattttcctcctagtagctggtagaatgctatgttttggcttaggatgagaagagtgctgataacaccccgatgttttaattgttgcagagcagtgcttataccaagccaaggacatctcagcttcttgctctgtcctgccaacgggcaggctgggggtgcagcaagagctgggaggggacagacccaggacaggtgacccaaactagccaaaggggtatgccataccatctgacgtcatgctaaacaacatataggggtggctagccagggggaaGGGGtgggactgctcggggttaggctgggcattggtcagcaggtggtgagcaggtgcattgtgcatcacttgtttgtacacattattagtagtagtgctattatcatcattgttattattattattattgttattattatttttcttgtcttattaaactgtctttatctcaactcacgggcttcactttccgtttctctcccccatcccagagagggaagggggagggtgagcgaatggctgtgtggtgtttagctgctggccgggttaaaccacgacaatgggtccggatgggattcatcccagagtgctcagagagctggctgacatTATCACAGGGCCTCTCTCAATTATTATAAGAGTCGTGGGAAtgtggagaggtcccagttggCAAATGTCGTGCCAGTttcaagaaggacaagaaagaagaccctggtaactacaggcctgttagtctcatgtcagtgcctggtaaaagTATGGAGAAGATTGTTCTGGTAGCTATTGAAGTGTGCttgggggacaatgcagtcattggtcccagtcaacatgggttcatgagaGGTAGGTCCTGTTTGACaaaattgatttccttttatgataagatcacccatctaattgatcaagggaaaccagctgatgtgatctttttggatttcagtaaagcttttgtcACAGTTTCACATAtgatcctactggacaaaatgtccagcatataGCTGGACAAAAATATCATACCTTGGGTGAATAACTGGCTGACGGGTAGcactcaaagggttgtggtaaatggctCCGCATCAGGTTGGcagccagtcaccagtggggtccctcaaggcttcGTTTGAGGGCCAGTTCAATTAAATGTTTGTATAAAcaatttggatgtaggactagaaggtgtttaTAGCTAATTTGATtatgatactaaactgggaggagttgttgactctgttgagggtgaaaatgccttgcagagagatctggacagattagAGAGATGGGtgatcaccaactgcatgaagtttaagaagaccaagtgccgggtcctgctGGTCACTAAAAAGAAtagatcagcacctgcccctccactccccctcgtgaggaagctgtagactaCGATGGGGTCTCCCGTCAGCCTCTTCTTtcccaggctgaacagtccaaGTGACCTCTtccgctcctcatacatcttcccctctaggcccttcaccatcttcgttgccctcctctggacactcttctatagtttcatgtcctttttgtactgtggtgcccagaactgcacacagtactcgaggagAGGCCACAtcagcgcagagtagagcaggacagtcacttccctcAACCAACTAGCAaagccatgcttgatgcaccccaggatacggttggttctcctgcctgccagggcacactactggctcatattcagcttgctgtcaaccacaacccccagatctctctctgtggggctgctctccagcgtctcgtcccccagtctgtaagcatagccagggttgccccatcccagctacaggacccagcactttctcttttaaaacttcatgcagttggtgattgcccagctctccaatctaTCTCTGCAAGGCTTTTCCACCTTCAATggagtcaacaactcctccaagtttagtatcatcagcaaattagctcaaaacaccttctagtcctacatccacattgtttataaaaacatttgggtagacctgtgtggagctaGGAGTTGGATTCAATGATCATTATGTGTCTCTTTTAACTTGGGatagtctatgattctatagtaATATTCATAgttatgaatataaatatacatagcTATGGGCatatatataggaaaaaaaaaatccgtgaTTAATTTCTGGCAatttccaaatgcctcttgaacactgacaggcatggggcatcagcCAGGTCTctagggagcctgttccacatttaaccaccctcacagtacaaaattttttcctgatgtcccATCTGAACGTCCTCttgtgcagctttgtgccattcccataCCTTCTGTGGTCAGTTACCAAGGAGAAAAGATCATCACCTCCCTCACCACTTCCCCCACTCAGGAAGATGTTGAGGACAATGCGGTCacccctcagccttcttttctccagactagacaacccaagtgtcttcagcctcttctcataCCCTTTAACCAGCATTCCCCCTTTTCTATTGGTTTCCAGACCAACAAATCCCTGATCAGATAATGTCactggaataaatattttctctctctcccgTGCTATCTTCAGTCAGTGTGATTGACCATGTCTGGTTCCCTCACTGCCTCCTTTATCAATTGTCAGTCAGGTTTGTGTCCTCAGATGTTTTGTGGTTTATCCCCAGCTGTTAtcaaagcacaacacagccacTGTCTTCCTGACTCTCCTTAACAGAACCGGGGGAGAAAAATAGGAGAAAGATAGGGATAGAATCTTTATCAGGGATTGTAGCTCTAGGAAAGGGGCAATCCCTTTAAACTACAAGACAGTACATTTACATTAAatctaaagaagaaaatcttcactgGGAGGTTGGTGAGGGACTGGAACATGTTGCCGAGAGAAGTTTTGGATGCCCCCTCCCTGATAGTGTCCAGGGCTAGGATGGATGGGACCTTGAGCAACACTAGTAGGAtttgttcctgcccatggcaggggggacTGGAACTTGATGGTCTTTGGGGTCCCTTTAACCCAAAGCATTGTATGTTTCTATGACTCTGTGGGCTGACAAGTGGTTTTGTAGCATATGTAGACAGAGAGATTTGAGTTTCTGATGTtctgctgatgacaccaaacttggaggagttgtggactcaaatgagggcgtaaaggccttacagagggatctggacaggttggagagctgggcgatcaccaaccgcatgaagttcaataagagcaagtgccgggtcctgcacctgggacggggaaaccctggctgcatgtacagactgggcgatgagacgctggagagcagcctagaagagagggatctgggggttgtggtagacagcaagttgaatatgagccagcagtgtgccctggcagccaggagggccaatcgtgtcctggggtgcatcaagcacggcatcgctagtaggtcaagggaggtgattgtcccgctctactctgcgctggtgtggcctcacctcgagtactgtgtgcagttctgggcaccacagtataaaaaggacatgaaactgttggaaagtgtccagagtagggctacgaagatggtgaaaggcctggaggggaagacgtacgaggaacggctgaggtcactgggcctgttcagcctggagaagaggaggctgacgggagacctcatcacagtctacaacttcctcgtaagggggtgtcgagaggcaggagaccttttctccattaacactagtgacaggacccgcgggaacggggttaagatgaggcaggggaaatttaggctggacgtcaggagggggttcttcacagagagggtggttgcacactggaacaggctccccagggaagtggtcactgcaccgagcctgtctgaatttaagaagagattggactgtgaacttaggcacatggtctgaacttttgggtagacctgtgcggtgtcaagagttggacttgatgatccttaagggtcccttccaactcaggatattctatgattctatgattctatgattctgtggaaAAGTCGTGTCATCtcttcccccacacacactccACAGCATCCCAGCAATATCTACAAGTGCTTGGAAGAGGTGGTATTCACCCTGCCTTTCACGTTGAGGGTGTCTGGTCACATAATGAGACAAGAACAGATGATTCTCCTGCCAACATCTTCTATGGAATTAGGAGCAAAGACAGCACTGGAAATAAGTCCCGATCAAAACTTTAGAGCAGTGGTTGTATCCCAAAAGACTGCCTGAGTGTGATTCAAAGTTGATTTCCGTGGAGGCCCAGGGACTTGTCAAGAGCTCCCTGTGCTGatgagctgggccgggctcaTGGGCCCAAAGGGAGCTCCTAGCAAGcgggcagtgctgcagagagacagctctgcccaggagcagctcctctgcacagcgcagcagggctgggggcactgcctgcaggggacAAGGGACAAGGGCggctgagagaagggagggagatgttaaaggcagtgtggaggggggatgctgagagctcaCGGTAGGAGAAATCTTCACAGCCCTGAACAGAGTAAGTCTCTGGCTACAGGGCAATGCAGCTGTTGTTCCTGGTGCCATCTCCAGATTTGCTGGAAAAACCCACAGCCTATGGGAGCTTTCAGGAGGACTCAGGACTCAggaggagttttttttttgaataagaGGAAAATGACAAATTCCAGAGCAGGGATTACCTTCCAAAGCTGTCAGAGGGACAGGACGTGACGGCTCCTTCTAGAGGGGCTggctgcgggctgtgcaggcaggactggccagggctgtggtgcagagcagggtccctgctgtgccccaggggctgtgtgccggggcagggcctctgctgcctgccaggctcagcactcagcctgcctggggagctgcccaggaCACTGCGGGGAGAAgctgtgggaggaaggaggcCACCCAGAAGAGTAGGGGGGAGTCTTTCTGCTTCCCAGagcctgctgcctggggcaggtACCTGTCTCAGAGACCACCACCAGTCCCTGGTGGTCTTTATCATGTACCTACAGGGCAGTACTGACCCTTCCAGAGAGCGAAGTTGACTAACCTGATCTCTTAGGCATTCTTAGGCAACCAAATCAAAAGCTCCAGGCAGAAGCATGTATTCTTCCCTGGAAAAGGCAGTGTGTCTTGTTGAGGATGTTTCAATGAGATATGGCTTAGGTTTTGCTCAGAAAACACTATCTAACTTGCCTCTTTAAATTCCTCCATAAATAGGCTGCTATGCCCAGAAGCAGcaaatgtccaacagcagcttccccaccgagttcctcctcctgccatttgcAGATACacgtgagctgcagctcctgcacttcgggctcttcctgggcatctacctggctgccctcctgggcaacggcctcatcctcacagccatagcctgcgaccaccacctccacacccccatgtacttcttccttcTCAACCTCGCCCTTATCGACCTGGGATCCATCTCCACCACTGTTCCCAAAGCTATGGCTAATTCCctgtgggacaccagggccatttCCTTCTTCGGTTGTGCTACCCAGGTCTTTATGTTTGTCACATTTGTCACAGCAGAGTTTTCTCTTCTCACCATCATGGCTTATGaccgctacattgccatctgcaacCCCCTGCACTACAGGACAATAATGGACAGCAGAGCTTGTGTcaacatggcagcagctgcctggggcagtaCTTTTCTctatgctgtgctgcacactgccaataccttttcccttcccctctgccaaggcaatgccctggaccagttcttctgtgaaattccccagatcctcaagctctcctgcacTGATGCCTATATCAAAGAGGCTAGGCTTATTGTGGTTAGTGCCTCtttattatttgtgtgttttgtcttccttgtgctgtcctatgtgcagatcttcagggttGTGCTGAGGATCCCCTCACAGCAGGGCCGACATAAAGctttttccacatgcctccctcacctggccgtaGTCTCCCTTTTCACCAGCACTGCCAtatttgcctacctgaagcctcCCTCCATGTCCTCCTCATCCCTGAATCTTTTTCTGGCAGTTCTGTATTCGGTGGTGAGTCCAacagtgaaccccctcatctacagcatgaggaaccaggagctgaaaGATGCGGTGTGGAAAGTGATGAATGAGtgtttttcagaaggaataaaCTGCCtgtcttagaatcatagaaacacagaacCGCCTGGtttagaagagacctcaaaaatcatctagttccaaccccccccGCCATGGGCAAGTatgtcacccactagattaAGTTTGCCAGGGCCCCATTCACCCAGACCTTGtagacctccaaggatggggcatccagaAGTTCTGTGGGCAACCTCttacagtgcctcaccaccctctgagtgaagaagtttaaaaccattcccccttgtcctgtcattatttgattgagcaaagagttgttCTCCATCTCTTCTTATGCCCCCTTTAATTACTGAGAAGATGCAATCATCACAGACTGCCCCTCGTAACCACCGTTCCCTGCACTGGGCTTTTGCTCCAGCTCAGACAGGTGGTTTGTAGGCAATGAATTCACCctaaagccttctcttctgcaggctaaaccaacccaactctctcagccttccttcataggaggggtgctccagctccttgatcatctttgtggccctcctctggacctgttttaacagatcaacatccttcttgtgctggggcacCAAACCTGGAttcagtactccaagtggggcctcacaatagcagagtagaggggaacaatcacctccctcgaccttCTAGCCACTCATCCTTTGATGAATCCcgggatgcagttggccttctgggatGCAAGCTCGCACTGATGGCTCATGTTGAACAGTTCATGTCCACGACAACAAGaatcttctctgcagggctgctctcaatgtgttcttcttccagtctgtCCTCGTGTCCGATTGCCCTGAGACAGGTGTAAcgccttgcacttggacttgctGAACATCTTCAGTTTCTCATGGACCCACTTCACAAGCTAGTTCAgatccctttggatggcatcccttccttctattgCATCAACTGCACCACTGAGTTtagtgtcacctgcaaacttgcAGAGGATGCACTCGAACCCACTGTCTAGTTCTTTTTCTGCATATCATTCATAATGTAACTCATTAAAGGCCCAGATGCaggttagttgttttttttttgtttgtttgtttgtttgttagttttttattttgtttgagtatatatttttctttatattgctTGTGAAATTATTGTCCAcaaagaaatgtctttgttcatattctttcatttaagtATCTACATGTCCCATGTGACTCCCGGACTTGGTGTAAACAAGGAGGCAGGCtctctgtgtatttaaataaaaaaaacgaCCCTGCAGTGATATGCTTGCCCGAGATCCTCCCTCAGAGACCTGCAGTGAAGCTGCAGGGGCACTTGGCTGTGTGCAGGGGTGGAGGGAAGAAGTGTCCTGGTacagcagcactgccaaggAGCCCCAGAGCTTCTTCTTTCCCAAGCTGCTCTCCCTTTCACCTAGTACTCTCCTACAGAGCCCTTGTGTTGCTGCGAGGACTCATTGCTCTTGTCTCTTGCTCACCGTGCTGCTCCGGGGCAGTTCTGTGtccacaggcagggacaggccAGGGGCACTTCTCTAATACAGCTGGCTCCGTACCAGCATCTGCAGCATAGAAGGATCTGCTGAGGGCAGTGCCTGAAGGCTCAGATATTCTCCCAAAGCTACTCCCACAGATATTGCAAAGTAAAGATAACTTTTTGAAGTATAGATATAGTGCTAAATCTGGGTGGGAACAGGCAAAGGAGAGCTCTGCAACTGCAGGGAACACAGCAGGTACAGGGAAAGCAGTCTGCTGCATTGTCATACCTCAGTTGACATTTTGTAGACTGAATACAGTGAATCACCCCAAAACATCTAATGACATTGGAAATAAGTTGGATgcaatgatccttgtgggtctcttccatCTTGGCTATTCCGTGAGTCTCTGACTCTGAAGGAGGCCAGCTATCTGTGCGCACCCTCCATGGCCAAAGAACCACTTGTGTGGGAGGCAGTCAGTGGCAGTGCCCCCATccagctggctctgccttcCCAGCCTGACCAGCATGGCCCTCCAGagtgccccacagccccatgcACCACAGTCCCCTAGCTCTACAGAGCAGCACCGCCAGCTGAGGGGCTATGGGCAGcatgggcaggggctgcaggaatgGCTGCTCAGGCCAGCCCAGACGTGCTGGCCTGGGACAAGGCTGTGTGGGACATGGGGtgtcctgggagcagagcagggctctgtgtgtgtgcagtggtGGTGCCTGAGGAGCCCCAGGGCCAGCAGTGTGGTGCTGTTCTGGGGAATAAGGCTGGCCTGGGTGGTTGCAGGCTTCCCTGGTGAGTAGTGTATGGGGGTATCTcctgcagatggcagcagcagggacactgCACTGACCCCCCACTTCTCCATTTGCTGCTTTGTTGCCATCCCAGCCtaggctgctctgctgggccaggctgggctgggctgggcttaGCTGGGGAGACTAGAGGCaggtgtggagagctggggagggtctGGGATGTGCTGGCCTCCTAGGAGACACTGGGAGGACCAACAGGGTGGACACTGCCACTGTCCatttccacgtgcctccctcacctggctcTGGTCCCCCTGTTTGTGAGCACTGGCTCGTTTGCCTACCTGAAGTTCCCTTCTTTCTCCACCCCATCCACGGACCTGCtggtggcagttctgtactcatCCCTGAATCTTTTGCTGGTGGTTCAGTACTcagtggtgcctccagcagtgaccTCCCTCATCTACTTCATAAGGAACCAGGAGCTCAGGGATGCAGTGAGGAAACTCTTTGAATACATGCTTCAAGCAAGTCTTTGCAGACATTCTTCTTCTACATTAATCATGTGCCTACAATCGTTTCAGGACactgatgttttctgaaataaactgtTACGACAattgtctttaattttatttatttattaatactgtCTAAAGCTGGTGAATTTGACTTTTATTCTTAGTGTCTcctatgttttttattttttaagttttgacCCAATGCTCAAATGTACTTATAGAACTGGGCTTCTTGTGCAGATAATGACAATAAAGAAGAGAGCAGAATTTTACTGGTCTCATGTCCCATCTCCTCCCATCTCTTCTGCAcctgggggagcagccccagcatgcACGAAGAGCTCAGACCGAGAGCCCAGCTGCCACatggaggagcagccccagtgGCCTTTGGGGCTGTCCCTCACTGCCCActgggctctgcctctctgctgcctgcaggtcGGGGCTTCTGCTTCCCTGGAGTCatggccatggccagcagcaggaaatggctgtttccctgctgctctcttttGGCTTCCACTTTGTTCTCTTGttcctttgcatttctcttaGCCCTCAGATCTCGTGTACTTTGGTGACAGTCCTGATGTCTCCACAGTGGCATCTCTGCCACATCTCTGCACTCGTCTTCCAAAGATAGTGTCAGAAATACAAGCCAGGACACCTTCCCTGGACAGGCCTGTTACTTTTCTGGGCTTCACCATGGATCAGAGTCCCCTAGAGATCACTGAAAGACTGTGAGATGTCTTCTTGGTTGCACATAGCCTAGCAAATAGTAGCTGGCCTTTCACTGGCCTGGGAGTGTCCCAGATGTGCTGGGACTGATGGCAAATGGTATCCTGGAGGGGAATCTggagctgccctgtgcctgggcCAGGTCTCTTGTGCTGGCCTGGGGACTGGGGCTGGACCTGTGGGACACAGGCACTCTGTGCTGGGGATCTCCCAGGCAAGAGACCAGGACTCCTACAGCTTCATGGACCTCCATTTCCAGAGCCATGGCTGGCCCCAAAGGATCTACATCCTTCAGGTGAATTTTCAGGATCTATATTCATCATAGGAGAAGAAATACTGATGTTCACCTGTACTTGCATTGTCATCGCTTTCTCCATCATGGTGTACACCCTCATCTTCCAGGTACTTCCACCCATCTCGAATAAACAATCCCTGTTGAATGTCCCCTTTCCAGATGCCTGTCTGGACCTATGCACTTCCCATGGTTCTCCTGCTTTGTCCTCCCCTT from Aythya fuligula isolate bAytFul2 chromosome 31, bAytFul2.pri, whole genome shotgun sequence harbors:
- the LOC116500127 gene encoding olfactory receptor 14A16-like, yielding MSNSSFPTEFLLLPFADTRELQLLHFGLFLGIYLAALLGNGLILTAIACDHHLHTPMYFFLLNLALIDLGSISTTVPKAMANSLWDTRAISFFGCATQVFMFVTFVTAEFSLLTIMAYDRYIAICNPLHYRTIMDSRACVNMAAAAWGSTFLYAVLHTANTFSLPLCQGNALDQFFCEIPQILKLSCTDAYIKEARLIVVSASLLFVCFVFLVLSYVQIFRVVLRIPSQQGRHKAFSTCLPHLAVVSLFTSTAIFAYLKPPSMSSSSLNLFLAVLYSVVSPTVNPLIYSMRNQELKDAVWKVMNECFSEGINCLS